AGAATTGTTTCTTGCCACTTGgcttgtttttctaattttattgccttttctgttttctactttagtctttttaatttgctttctagGAGTTTCCCTCAACTTTATATTCCAACCCTTCCATTGATTGTTTTTTGCTCTGGTCACTATAGAAATAACCCAGAGCTGTTTTGTTCTATCTCTGTTGTGTTTAATGGTGTCTTTTATTAACGGCACAATCCTTTTTGTTTCTGGGGATATTAATAATACTTGTGtgcttctttcttcttgtttttgtaaGTTTCTTTCTGGCATGGTCTTCATCTCCCCCAGGTGAGCCCTCTGTGGCCTTGGCCTGTCTAGATCACAGGCTTCCCAGGAGCACTCTCGTTGAGGGCCTGGCCCGGGGCAGGGCTCACGTGCTCGGGGTCGGTCTGTGGTGTCACTGGGGACGCTCTCTGGCCTTCAGTGCCCTGGCCCTACCTCCTACCTTCTTGTCTGCCTCCTGCCAGCCTCTGGGTTCCCATGTGGCTGTCTCACAGCTGGCGCCCCGGGGTCTGGCCTGCTCATTCCCTCCTCACTTGCCTGCTGCCCTCCACTTCTGGAACCCTGCTGCTGGCACTGCTGCCTCAGCCCTTCGCGGTTCGTAGCCCTGTTTTGTCCCTTACTCACTGGGGTCGCCAGGGTTTAGAGGTCAGGGCATCCAGTCCACTGTCTTTCACCCACCTCGGCCTGGCCCCTGTTCCTGAGTGTTTTTAACTTAATGGAGATCGTGCTCTGTCccttgctttttcctcttctcaccCTTACAGTAGAACATTTCCTCATGCTTCTAAAAACCATAGGAATGTTTACGATGGCCAGTTTGGCCCGTTTGTGTAAGTGACACTATCATTCACCATTTAGCTTCTCCCTGTGTTTGAGTGTTAAGAGCGATGCTGAAATGAGCATCCTGAGCATAAAACATTTCAGGTCAGTGGTGTATGTCCTTGGAAGCAAATTCCTGCCCAGGAATCTCTGTCAGGGAAGCTGAAGCCTTATAAGGGTGCTTCTAGAGGGAAAGGAAGGTCTTTCATGGTTGTTTCCCTTAATCTGGACAAAGAGTCGTAACGTGCCCTTTCACGGTCAGTCCCCCCCGAAACTGCCCACAGGTGGCCGCTGGGCCCACGGTGCCACCCTCCGGTTCTCCCATCTGGGCAGGCTCCTCAGCCAAGGTGGGAGTCACTGACCCCCATGCTCTCCGCAGTGGGGACAGGACAGAGCTCTAACTTAAAACAGAGCGAGAGAGACCGACCCCTGGGTCGCAGAGGTCGCTTGCAGAGCCTCAGGATGGACTCGGCCTTGCAGCAGGGTGGGGCCGGGCCCTCTGCGCCTTGGTCTCCCCTCCGTGGACAGGTTTGGGCCCCAAGCTCTGTAGGAGCAGGACTCTGAGGTCAGAGAGCGGTGAGGGGCTGACGGTGCCCAGGGAGGAAGGGTAGTTGCCCCTCCAGCCGGTGGCAAGCAGGTGGGCCCCTCCTCTCACTCAGGGGCCTGCAGAGCTCAGCTGGCCCAGAAGAACCTGCACCGCGGTGACCAGGCACAATTTGTGGAGGGCAGAACgcatagatttttcttttagcacAAGTTTCTGAATAAAGACCTCTTTGAGGAAAGCAGCATTTGCCTTGGGCCCAGTTCTGCCTCTCCTTGCAGAGGGCAGAAGCTGGTTACGTGCACAGGTGGTGAATGAGCCGAAGCTTCTCTTCACAGCCGGGTGGAGAAGGCTGTACACTGTGCCCTCCCTAGTCCTGAATGCTGACCAGACCCCAGGCCGGCAGGGTGGGCTGGCCAGGGCTGCCTGGGcttaccccccaccccgccggcGCAGCCCTACTGTGCTTCCGCTGCTCCCGTtaggccctcctccctctcgtgcttcttcctcacctcctcctggGTCTCCCCAGGCCATCCCAGGGGCTGCCCGCCGGGTGGCCATCCCGAAAAGCCGGCTCTTTTGGGTCTTTGTGATGCTCTGCAGGGCTGTGAGCGGCCTCTCTCAGGAGGGACTGCTTGTGGCCATGATGCGGGGCTCTCCAGACAGGAACTCAGAGTTCCAGGGCCCACCCTAGCAGGCAGATGCACTGTGGTCAAGGGCCCTAGACAGTGGGGAGTCCTGTGGGCTGTGGGTTTTCCTCTGCTGCGTGAGAGAACCTGGAACCTGCCCCTGGGCTTGTGGGGGGACGGACCCTGACATGTGGAAGGCCATGCTGAGCACAAGGATGTGGGAAATGTTCGGTCCTGCTGGCCAGGGTGATGTGGAAGAGTTAGAGTTCTCTATCTGGAACACCTGCACGCTCGTGACAGTTACCGCCGCGCACCTAACGGAGCAACTCCGGCAGGCGCCCCGTTGTAACCCCCGGCCGGACACCGCAGACACATGTGTGTCCTGTGTTCACGTCTGCTTCCCCTTCAGATGCTGGATGAGAACCACCACCTGATACAATGTATCCTGGACTACCAGAGCAAGGGCAAGACGGCCGAGTGCACCCAGTAAGTGGCCGTCAGCCTATGGAGGTCACCCTCAGAGGATGGCTCCCCAAGGGGGGAGAAGGTTTGGAGGGACATGGaagtgtggggggagagggtaCCACTGGTGCACATGCCGGGGGACAGTGATCCCCTCCGGGTAGGACCTTGTGGGACCCCCAGGGCTGGACGCAGAATAGGTGCATGAGCCAGCTGTCGGAGGCCCCCAGAGGTGAGACGCCTGTGAGCAGCCACCACGTGCCCGGGggctttccccaccccaccccccgcctgtTTGGGGGAACCTCTTCAGGGGTGCAGAGGTACCGAGTCCGCCTGGTGTCAGGGTCCGATGGAGGAGGCCTCGTTCTCTGGTACCCCTTCCTGTGTCTCCCTCAGTCTCTGTCTTGGGCCTCCTCGTGCCTCCTCGTgccttctgccccctcctcccactcccatcCTCTGAACAGACCTGCTGACACCTCTCCCTTGGCCACCGCCTTGGGGTCTTTCAGCGTGTTGTCATCAGACAGGATCCCACTCAGGACTCAGGCTGGACCCTCTTCCCTGCCTGGCCTGTCCTGGACCACAGAGCAGTCTTGCCTGCCCTGTCCCTGGGCATTGTCAGGGGTCCACGTCCCCCGGGGGCTTCGCTGCAAGGCCAGGCTGCCCTGGGTGCACGTTGTCGGATGGGCCTGCAGCCCCCTCTGCCTCACCGCGTGCCCCCGACCTGCAGGTACCAGCAGATCCTGCACCGGAACCTGGTCTACCTGGCCACGATCGCGGACTCCAACCAGAACATGCAGTCCCTGCTCCCTGCCGTGAGTGCCCACACACGGGGGACAGTGGGCCCCACCCTTGCCCAGCGCAGTCAGGCACGGCCTCAGACTGCCGGTTCGGGGAGCAGACGTCGGAGCGCGTTACCTAGAGTAACCAAGTAACAgacagaggcaggggaagggggcggAGGCCAGTCAGACAGTCTGAAGTGTACTGGTCAGAATCGTGACATCAGTTTCTTTAGCAAAGGGAGGTGACCCTGAGGAACCAAACCTAGAAATGGTGGGAGGTGGGTCTCAGGAGGACAGGAAGTGGCTCAGGGGATTCTTGCTCTTTATCGCGGGCCCTGAGCGCGATTGGAACGGTGGTGGCCCAGGAATGGACACTGCTCTGATTGAGCAGCAAAACTGTACCCGGTGCGGGGACACTTTCAGCGTCGGTGTAAATGGCCTGGTGTCTAGCTTTTTTAAACCCATTTTCCCGAAATCAAATTACTGCTGCAAAGGCAAGGTCCGGCAGAGGCTGCCTCCTGCCTGGGGAATAGGAAGGCACAGCCCCAAGAGGGCCCGGCCTGCGTTGACCGTGGTGGGCACAGAGGTTTCGGGACAGTCCTGTCACCGGGAACAGCTTATCCCTCGATGCCCCCGAGTCCCCTGGAAAGTGACAGCATAAGTGTCAGGAAGTGTTTTGCTGATAAAACCGTTAAAACAACTTGCTTGGCCTATGAAATTGCGACTCCTCACCCTAGAAATACCAGTGGATCCTGGTGGGAACTTTGTTTTCTCAGCCGGGTCCAGGCAGCATGTGTGTCCGACGCTTCGGAGCTGCTGTATGGTCTGGATCTAGGAGATGAGGGTGCAGGGGTCACTCAGTCCCGTCACCCTCCACATCTGATCAGAGTTGGGCTTGCACAGGCAGGGCACACGGAGAGGAGGAGCGATGGGAATGCCAATGCTAAGACACAGGGCagtcagtgcaaaggccctggggcgtGGGGTGGTGTGGATGAGGGACACACAGAATCCCGGCCAGCTGAggccaagggggaggggcaggggtgtggaGTGAGATGAGGTAGATGCGGTCTGGTGGGCTGGTGAGCTGGCTCCCTGTAGCTCCAATAAAGAGGACCTATCTTTGAATCTCCAAGTTTGTGTTGATTTAAGTTCTGAACGTTCACACAAGAATGCTTGGTGTATCATGTCCTTGGCCTGAGATGTTTGGGCCTAGTCACTCGCAGTCATCTGATCAAATGTGAGAGCAACAGGGGATTATAGACATTTGCCAAGTGGCCATGAAATGTAGGGGTAGATCTCATGGGCTGCCAAATCCCTGGAGGGCTTCAGGTGGTTATTCTCTGGGTTAACCATCCTCCCTGTTACCTCCCTGTTGCCTGCAGCCGCCAACCCAGAACATGAACCTGGGCCCCGGAGCGCTGTCCCAGAGCGGCTCCAGCCAGGGCCTGCACTCCCAGGGCAGCCTCAGCGATGCCATTGGCACGGGCCTGCCCCCGTCCTCCCTCATGCAGGGCCAGATCGGGAACGGTGAGTAGCCCTGAGCCCTtcggggtgggggttgggtcCTGGCAGCACGTCACCCACTCAGGCTTCCAGGTGACTGGCTGTCTCAGCAGGGTACCCCATGCCCTGCAGAGCTAAGTGTGGGACCTCTCTCCTCCCAGAGGTCCTGGCTGCCGGCCAGCTGCCGTGCCCGGGCGCCCGAGCACGGGGGGTAACATGCAAAGGGAATAAAGCACTCTAGATCCTCTACTCTGCTTTGACACGGCCACATTATGGCCACCTCAAATCAACGCGTGGGGTtccatgtggatttttttaaacaagaagaaaGGTTACCTTTGGAGAAGGAGCTACCGATAGCCGTTGGGATGGCGAACGGGCGAGTCCGCTGCATGGTCGGCACGTGTGCTTGTTTCTCTGTTCGTCACTTAATCCTTTACTTCACTTGTGGTGCTGGTGACCGTGGGTGCGCCTCCCTCCCCACGATCACGTGAAGGAACTCGGGATGTCTGGCAACGAGGCCGGTCTTCCATGGGGTCAAGGCCCTCCTTGTGCTCCTGGCAGGTCCCAACCACGTGTCCATGCAGCAGACAGCTCAGAGCACGCTGCCCACCACCTCCATGAGTATGTCGGGCAGCGGCCACGGCTCGGGGCCTGGCTACAGCCACTCGGGCCCCGCCTCGCAGAGCGTGCCCCTGCAGGGCCAGGGCGCCATCGGCAACTACGTGTCACGGGCCAACATCAACATGCAGTCCAACCCAGGTACCACCCTGCTCCACCCTAGGGCgccgccccagcccccaggactCCTGCCCAACCCGGGACGGTCCCTGGGGCCCTCTGAAATGTGGGCAGGCTGTGCACAAGGTGCTGGGGGCTTCTGAAGTGCCGGGGACCCTGGGTCCGGCTCTGTGGAGGGATTCCCACTGTTCCCTGTGGCAGCTCCAGGGAAGGCTCTGCCGAGGGGCGACACCCTGCCTGGGGGACGGAGCCAGGCTCACCCAGGATGGGGGGCGGCGTAGGCAGGGTGCGGGGCCACAGACGCTGGGCCACAGGGTCCCCGTGGGCCGGGCACGGGACGCTGAGCACCGGGTAGCATCGGGCCCAAATGCAGATGTCCCAGAGTGTCAGGTGCCGGAGTTCAAAGGCTTAATACAGAAAAGGGAGAACACGCAGTATCTCCTCCGTTTATTTTTACTATCAATTATATACTGAAAATGAggatattttggatataatgagtcaaataaaatatattactaaaatagATTTCACCTGTTTGCTTCTATTATTTGACATGGTTCTCCTCCCATCCCATCGCATAGTGCTGCCCTAGTGGGTTCTGAGCAGGGGTGGCACAACTGGATGGACCAAGGGGCAGAGGCTGCCCACCAAGAGCCTTAGAGGCCCAAGTCTCGGGGGCGGGCACAGGCCTGGCTCCTCTGGGACCAGCCGTGGGGATTTGGGAGGAGAGGACTCGTGTTTTTCCCGTGCATGGAGGCGGCCTGGGAGAAGGGTGCCGTCGGGGTCTGCGGTGAGGGGTGAGGGTGCCTGCCCGGGGAGCTTCTCGGGGTTATTCGGCTCTGTCGTGTCGCCCAGTGTCCATGATGCACCAGCAGGCAGCCTCGTCCCACTACAACTCGGCACAGGGCGGGAGCCAGCACTACCAGGGCCAGTCGTCCATCGCCATGATGGGCCAGAGCGGCCAGGGGAGCAGCATGATGGGGCAGCGGCCCATGGCGCCCTACCGGCCCTCCCAGCAAGGTAATGCCCGCACCGTGCCGTTCTCCCTGAGAAGCTGAACTCCCTGAGAAGTTCCTTAGTATCGAGCGAGGAGGTTGGGGGTCCGGAGCCGCGTGGGGCTCCCGGAACATGGAAGGTTGAAAGCCGGTGCTGCTCCTGGAGGCGGACCAGGCTCGAGCCGCTGTAGGGGTGGAGTCGGGCGCAGTGTCCGAAGCAGGGGCTGGGGCGGTCGTGTTTGTGAGTACAAGTCCAGGGTACCCGGGGCTGGACGTGGGGGAGAATTTCCGGGTGACCCGGGGGGGCCATCGAGGGGGTCCTCCTGAGACAGAAGAATGTCCTGAGTTAACGCCCCATGTGCACTGCCCGCCCCCAGGGTCGTCCCAGCAGTACCTGGGCCAGGAGGAATACTACGGTGGCGAGCAGTACGGCCACAGCCAGGCCGCCTCGGAGCCCATGGGCCAGCAGTACTACCCTGACGGTGAGGCCCGCGCCCGCGCCGGCGGCGACACCGGGGTCGCGGAGGCTCCTGACCGCTGCCCTCCGCGCGCTCCCGTTCAGACCTGCCGCCCTGACTTCTGCCAGCACAGCCCCCAGGGTCCCCGTGCCCGAGTGTGTTTGGGGATGAGGGTGAGGGCTGGTCTCTGCCGAGAGAAGCTTCCGGCTCAGGCCGCAGCTGCTCACGGACGTGAGGCTCCTCGCCCCCCTTCCAAAGGGCAGTAGGGGTTACAACTGGGATGAATAGGTGCATAAAACTGTTTCAAAAGAGGGACGCAAGCGTCATTGTGAAACGCCTTCAGGAAGGGGACAAAGCTGAGCCGGCTGTTTGTAGCTGCTGCTCAGTCTCTGCACATGGTTTTCCTTCCACGCTCACCTTTCAGTCATTCTAAATCGTCTCAGGGTTTGTGGAGGTGGTATAGAGGATGGgtgggatttggggaggggggcgaCACTAGCCAGGGAGCATATATGAGGTGGGGGGGCTGAGGCCAGCGCGGGGCTGCCCCCAACAGAACAGCGGCAAAGTCCTCCTGAGGGTGCATGGCGCCCCCCAGCAGAGCCCCCGGGAGCCGGCAGCCCCTCAGGAGCCCCCCCGGGAGCCGGCAGCCCCCCAGCAGAGCCCCCCGGGAGCCGGCAGCCCCCCAGCAGAGCCCCCGGGAGCCGGCAGCCCCTCAGGAGCCCCCCCGGGAGCCGGCAGCCCCTCAGGAGCCCCCCCGGGAGCCGGCagccccccagcagccccccggGAGCCGGCagccccccagcagccccccggGAGCCGGCAGCAGGATGGCAGCGCTGGCGGAGCGTGTCACGCGGCGGGCCCCGGCTGCGCCCTGTCTGTATGCCGTGACTAACGGACTCCTCACGCTCACCCCACAAGTAGGGGCTGCATCTGAAAGGGAGAAACGGAGGCCGGGAGGTGGTAGGAAGCTTCTTCGTGGGCTTAGTGCAGGGAAAATGGATCCAGGTCCGGGTCTGGATGTCCCTGAGCCGACAGCATTGCCCATTCAGTTTACGGCCGTCTGGGCCTCCGCTGACTGCACGTGGCCTGTGTGTGCCCGCAGGACACGGCGACTACGCCTACCAGCAGTCATCCTACACGGAGCAGAGCTATGACCGGTCCTTTGAGGAGTCCACGCAGCACTACTACGAGGGCGGTAAGGAGCGCAAGGGCCGCGCGGCGAGCTCCGAGCCAGACGCGCACCTGCGGCAGGTGGTGCGGGGCTGTGTGAGGCCGCGGGTACTCACGGAGGCGGCAAATGCAGGCCGCGGAACACGTCCCCGTTCACGACgcaggtgggtggagggggcTTGACTGGCCGCGTGGGGGTCGCAGGGGCCCAGACTCCACCATCGGGCTCGGCTGGGCAGCGTGGGGCTTGTGAGCTCGGTTGAGCGCCCTCAGGAGCTCCAGACTCGGTCGGGGAGGCTCAGGCACCGCGCGCCCCTCCTGAGCCAGCCGGCCAGTGCCCGTGGACTGTGTGGCTTCCTTGGGTTCGGCCCGGGCAGCATTTCTGCAAACCTCTGCTGGCCAGATAAAGCctgcagcagcccccacccccccgcggCCTTCCTCAGTgctgctgccctgggggctgTCCGGGGCTGTCCAGCAGAGGTGGCATGAGGCGGGGAGGAGAGAGGCCGCTGTAGCAACAGAAAGCCCGTGGCTGGCACGCGCCCGTTTCCCCGCTGCAAGTACTCCCACCCGCGCCGCCGTCCGGCCTCCAGCGTGAGGTCAGCACACACGCAACGGGGAGGAAATCTGCACATCTGCTTTTCGGCGGGGTCCCCAGAGAGCAAAGGTACTTCCCCCTGTCCTTGGGAGAccccaagagaagagaaaaccgTGAAGTCACAGGCAGCGGGCTCAGCCCTGGCTTCCTGGTCCAGGCGTCCGAAGTGGGCACAGCGTGAGGGTTGGTAGCAGGGCCCCCGGGGAAGGAAACACGAGCAATAAACATGAGATGGGCAGCTTGTGAATCCACATGTTTTGGGTGGCTTTTTAAAAGAGTTACGCTAAGAATACAACAAAATTTGCCGTTGGAACCATTTCTGAGTGTATAGTTGAGTAGCATGAAACGCATCCACATCGTCCGTCTCCAGAACTCACCCCCGTCAGACCCTGGCTCCCGGGCCGCCCCCGGCACCCACTGCTCTCCTGTCTGTCTCTGCACGTGATGACCCTAGGTCCTTACGTAAGTGGGACCCCACATGTTTGTCATTCTGACTGGCCTGTGTCGCTGGGCGTGACGTCCTCGAGTTCATGGGTGTGGTAGCAGGTGTCAGGACTCCCTTTTCGAGGCAGAATTGTATTCTGTTGTGTGGATGCACCATGGTTTGCTCATCCATTCAACTGTTAACGGACCCTTTTGGGTCGCTTCtgtgtcttggctgttgtgaatccTGCTGCTGGCAGCGTGGGTGTGCAAATCTCTTCGAGTccttgctttcatttcctttgtgttaATGCCCAGGAGTAGAATTATGGATCGCAGGGTGATTCTGTGCTTAATTATCTGAAGAACTGCCAGAAGGTTTTAAGCGCACAGTTTTGTTTTCTAGTTACAATGTTAGGAGATCGTCGGACATTTGGAGACTACAGGAGAATCGCCCAGAAGGCTGTGCTGGGGTCAGTTACAAGTATTTCCCAGCAGTGGCTTCCCGTGTCCCCACGTTTGGGTACCACTCACTGACATGGCTCAGATGCAGCCTTCTTGTCCCAGGGAGTCTGGCTCTGAGACCCCGAGATGGCCTGTGTCTGGTGCAGTCACCCAGTGAGGCAGGTCTTCCCCCGACCCCAGCAGCTGCCTATGTCGGCCCCTCCGGTTCCCAAAGCTGGTGCAATGACCTGGCTGTCACCCCGGCTGGATTTGAAGCCTGATAATGGATATAGAACGAGAGAACCAAAACATACCGACCATctcaaagtaaaattatttatgaGTAATTCGATGTTCCTTATCATTCTTAGGAACTGATTAAGTGTTGGCCATTCGTAGTGAGCAGGTAAcgctttcttcctgccttctcaGTCACCACGACTGCCCTTGGTCTTGCCTTCTGTTAATGACCACAGCAGACTCGTCAGTGATCACCTGTGACCACCTTGGCCCTTCCCCCGTCCACACAGTTACCCCAGATACTCTTCTTCTCCAGTCAAACCTAGGCTGCTTTTCATCTCAGTTTCCGCTGTTGAAGATGGGCGTCAGCAAACATTCTCTGTGTGCATCACATCCCCTCACCTTGGACCATTCCTGAGACAGGACCCTGGCCTAATGGCAGCTTTGCAGGCGCTGGACTGGGCTGGCCGGCCCGTGTCACTGACATGAGTACGGGAGGTTCGAGGGACCGCGGGCTACCAGGGAAAAGCTGTGCCCGCGCCGGGCAGCAGAACCCAAGCAGCCTCCCTGGATGGTGCTTGGACAGGGCGCGTGAAGGGCTGCCCCTGGCAGCGGGAGACCTGCGGAGAGGCTGCAGCCAGGGGCCACGCTCCAGAGGGGACATCCCGGGGGGAGCGCTCCTGTCCTGGGGAGAGCACTCAGCAGCCCGGCTCCGGCCCAGCGGCCCATTGCTGCAGGGCGCTGACCCACTGCCCGTAGCTAGCAGCTGCTGGTGACGTTTAACCAGGTACGCCAAGCAGGGGGCCCTACGTGGCTAAAAACCTGTGTGTCTGGGACGTTTTAAATACAATTCAGTGTGTAAAAGGTAGAGTTTGGCGCGCTCAGGTGTCTGCACGGCTGTTCTCCGCCTACCGGGAAGAGGTGCACCGCCCCGGGGCCATCTGGAGCTTCTCCCCAAGCGCTCCTCCGtcagccctgccctctcccctcctccctggatGCCAGTGCTCAGCCTTCCCCACCAGGAGGGGCCTCTGCTTACCTCTAGCTCTGCTGCATCCAAGTGAGGGGCCGAGGCAGAAGCGATTCCCCGAAGACAAGCTCAGGATGTGCCTTTTGAACTTCGAAGTGCGCATTTTTATACCTTCATTTTTGGGTTACACGTTCTTGCCTTCCGTGATTGATGGAAAGTTTGCTAAAACACTTAGTAACCTCTTCTAAGGCAAGTGTGGCAGATGGCATGGTTTCCTGCTGAATCTGGAAGCGTTTTGTTCCATCTTGTTAATTGGACCCCGACTTGGGGCTCCCCAAACTTGTGTTACGAGGCCAGGTCACCCCACAGTGGGTGGCATTGCCAGGTCTTGTTGAGAGGCGGATGGTGTTGTGCTTTGAGAAGACAGATGTGCATAAGTGGCCTGGGGCCCCACAGAGGTGGAGGGTGTCGAGTGGAAGCAATGAGGGGGTGGATGGAAGCCAAGACAAAGACGTGTCCAGGAATTACGTTAATGCCACAGCGGGATGCGGAGCCTTGTGGAGCACAGGTGGCTGGTGCTGGGGTTTTCACGGGAGGTGGCATCTGACAGGAGCCCTGTGTGGTCCCCCAGAATGAGAGGGCGCTGGCGTACAGAGGGCTGGTGCCAGGAAGGGGCCAGGGCACGGTAGGCCAAGCCGGGCAGGATCAGGGAATGAGGGGccgactgagccagacagacCCAGGTCGCCATCAGGGGCCCTGCCGAGCACGCCACGGACGCTTGGGCATCCCGTTGCACTTTGTTGCTGTGAGGTTTGCGGTAGCAAAGACTGGACGGAGCCTGCATCCACCGTGACATGCCCGCCGGTCACTGTGTCTGTTAAAAGCAGCAGAGCTCCCTGTGGGCTGCTGTGGCCGATTCTCCTGGATTGTGCCAAGCGCTCAGGCCAGGTGCCAGGGATGCCACCTTGTGAGAGACCACACCTGTTTGCAT
Above is a window of Halichoerus grypus chromosome 10, mHalGry1.hap1.1, whole genome shotgun sequence DNA encoding:
- the SS18L1 gene encoding calcium-responsive transactivator isoform X2 → MLDENHHLIQCILDYQSKGKTAECTQYQQILHRNLVYLATIADSNQNMQSLLPAPPTQNMNLGPGALSQSGSSQGLHSQGSLSDAIGTGLPPSSLMQGQIGNGPNHVSMQQTAQSTLPTTSMSMSGSGHGSGPGYSHSGPASQSVPLQGQGAIGNYVSRANINMQSNPVSMMHQQAASSHYNSAQGGSQHYQGQSSIAMMGQSGQGSSMMGQRPMAPYRPSQQGSSQQYLGQEEYYGGEQYGHSQAASEPMGQQYYPDGHGDYAYQQSSYTEQSYDRSFEESTQHYYEGGSSQYSQQQAGYQQGTAQQQAGYQQQYPNQQSYPGQQQGYGPAQGAASQYSGYQQGQGQQYGSYRASQTGPSAQQQRPYGYEQGQYGNYQQ
- the SS18L1 gene encoding calcium-responsive transactivator isoform X1, with product MSVAFASARPRGKGEVTQQTIQKMLDENHHLIQCILDYQSKGKTAECTQYQQILHRNLVYLATIADSNQNMQSLLPAPPTQNMNLGPGALSQSGSSQGLHSQGSLSDAIGTGLPPSSLMQGQIGNGPNHVSMQQTAQSTLPTTSMSMSGSGHGSGPGYSHSGPASQSVPLQGQGAIGNYVSRANINMQSNPVSMMHQQAASSHYNSAQGGSQHYQGQSSIAMMGQSGQGSSMMGQRPMAPYRPSQQGSSQQYLGQEEYYGGEQYGHSQAASEPMGQQYYPDGHGDYAYQQSSYTEQSYDRSFEESTQHYYEGGSSQYSQQQAGYQQGTAQQQAGYQQQYPNQQSYPGQQQGYGPAQGAASQYSGYQQGQGQQYGSYRASQTGPSAQQQRPYGYEQGQYGNYQQ